From Stenotrophomonas sp. SAU14A_NAIMI4_8:
TCGCGGTCTGAAAGCCCTTTAATTACAAAGACTTAGGGTTGTTTTCCAGCAATTCTGTCTCTACCAGCACCACCAAGCTTTTGATTTATTCCACATTTTTTTAAAGCATAGGGGCACGGAACCACATGCGTTTCACACTGCAGCGCGAAGCCTTTCTCAAGCCGTTGGCACAGGTCGTCAACGTGGTCGAACGCCGCCAGACCCTTCCGGTTCTGGCCAATTTCCTGGTCCAGGTGCAGAACGGCCAGCTGTCGCTGACCGGTACCGACCTGGAAGTGGAGATGGTGTCGCGGATCGCGGTTGAAGATGCCCAGGACGGCGAAACCACCATTCCCGCCCGCAAGCTGTTCGAGATCATCCGCGCCCTGCCCGACGGCAGCCGGATCACCGTCTCGCAGACCGGTGACAAGATCACCGTGCAGGCCGGTCGCAGCCGCTTCACCCTGGCCACCCTGCCCTCCAACGACTTCCCGTCGGTGGACGAAGTGGAAGCCACCGAGCGCGTGGCCATTGGCGAAGCGACCCTGAAGGAACTGATCGAACGCACCGCGTTCGCGATGGCCCAGCAGGACGTGCGCTACTACCTCAACGGCCTGTTGTTCGATCTGCGCGGCGATGCCCTGCGGACCGTGGCCACCGACGGCCACCGCCTGGCCCTGTGTGAAACCGATCTGGCCAAGCCCAGCGGTTCCAAGCGCCAGATCATCGTGCCGCGCAAGGGCGTGACCGAACTGCAGCGTCTGCTGGAAAGCGGCGATCGCGAGATCGAGCTGGAAGTCGGCCGCAGCCACGTGCGCGTGAAGCGCGACGATGTCACCTTCACCTCGAAGCTGATCGACGGCCGCTTCCCGGATTACGAAGCGGTGATCCCGATTGGCGCCGATCGCGAAGTGAAGGTGGACCGTGAAGCGCTGCGTGCCTCGCTGCAGCGCGCCGCGATCCTGTCCAACGAGAAGTACCGCGGCATCCGCGTTGAAGTCTCGCCGGGCAACCTGAAGATCAGCGCGCACAACCCGGAGCAGGAAGAAGCCCAGGAAGAGATCGAAGCCGACACCACGGTCAGCGACCTGGCCATTGGCTTCAACGTGAATTACCTGCTGGATGCCCTGTCCGCCCTGCGCGACGAGGAAGTCATCATCCAGCTGCGCGATTCCAACTCCTCGGCGCTGGTGCGTGAATCCAGCAGCGAGAAGTCGCGCCACGTGGTGATGCCGCTGCGTCTCTGACGCTTGCGTTGTTCCACGTGAAACAAGAAAACGCCCGGGAGATCCGGGCGTTTTTTTTGTTCCACGTGGAGCATTGCCGAGAACAGACGGATGACAGTGCGCCCTTCATCGATGGGGGACGCAGATCGTTTCGGTGGTAGCCGTTGATTCCTTCGACCGAGGGTCTGCGCTGACTTCGCAGCTCAACTCGGCGAGGAGAAGCTGCATCTGCTGACGCTACTGTC
This genomic window contains:
- the dnaN gene encoding DNA polymerase III subunit beta encodes the protein MRFTLQREAFLKPLAQVVNVVERRQTLPVLANFLVQVQNGQLSLTGTDLEVEMVSRIAVEDAQDGETTIPARKLFEIIRALPDGSRITVSQTGDKITVQAGRSRFTLATLPSNDFPSVDEVEATERVAIGEATLKELIERTAFAMAQQDVRYYLNGLLFDLRGDALRTVATDGHRLALCETDLAKPSGSKRQIIVPRKGVTELQRLLESGDREIELEVGRSHVRVKRDDVTFTSKLIDGRFPDYEAVIPIGADREVKVDREALRASLQRAAILSNEKYRGIRVEVSPGNLKISAHNPEQEEAQEEIEADTTVSDLAIGFNVNYLLDALSALRDEEVIIQLRDSNSSALVRESSSEKSRHVVMPLRL